Proteins from one Acropora muricata isolate sample 2 chromosome 9, ASM3666990v1, whole genome shotgun sequence genomic window:
- the LOC136927969 gene encoding alpha-1A adrenergic receptor-like — protein sequence MLNETETGSPSPMLRSTWLTVFVVELAVISIINGFTILTFARNRHLRKRTTYLIISLTIADLFVGTVTVPLHIYKSMTFERGSGFGWGKFIVLFWGAVFITCSLLHLALISLERLHATLFPIRHCLMLDWFYFKAVVCIWFLAVIPASAGAALYLIAPKASRYIWASPIIAILFTVIVSYVIIALNVKRKAPPYSSGAVSSDRKLTVTILVVIFLSSLAFLPYFLDAVIGISIKLRGLSADAQFNIQESLNVLIYANPFVNPLVYTLRMKEFRKATRV from the coding sequence ATGCTCAATGAAACAGAAACTGGTTCTCCTTCCCCGATGCTCAGGTCCACGTGGCTCACAGTCTTTGTCGTTGAACTGGCTGTGATATCCATTATAAATGGTTTTACCATTCTCACTTTCGCAAGAAATCGTCACTTGCGCAAGCGTACAACATACCTTATCATAAGCCTGACCATTGCTGACTTGTTTGTGGGAACAGTGACCGTTCCCCTACATATTTACAAGTCCATGACATTTGAGAGAGGTAGTGGATTCGGCTGGGGAAAATTTATTGTCTTGTTTTGGGGGGCAGTGTTTATCACTTGTTCTCTGCTTCACCTCGCATTAATATCGTTGGAACGGCTTCATGCGACCCTATTTCCGATCAGACACTGTTTAATGTTGGACTGGTTTTACTTCAAGGCCGTTGTCTGCATTTGGTTCTTAGCTGTCATCCCAGCGTCCGCCGGCGCGGCGTTATACCTTATTGCACCAAAAGCCAGTCGATACATTTGGGCTTCGCCCATAATAGCTATCCTTTTCACCGTCATTGTCTCTTATGTGATAATTGCTTtgaatgtaaaaagaaaagcacCTCCATACTCATCTGGTGCAGTGTCTTCCGACAGGAAACTTACAGTCACGATATTGGTTGTCATTTTTCTCAGCTCACTTGCTTTTCTTCCCTATTTTTTGGACGCTGTCATTGGAATAAGCATAAAATTGCGAGGTTTATCCGCTGATGCCCAGTTTAATATCCAGGAGTCATTGA